In Candidatus Methylacidiphilales bacterium, the following are encoded in one genomic region:
- a CDS encoding 4a-hydroxytetrahydrobiopterin dehydratase — MKPSIPTPWQETSDGLKGTFVFKDFQSAMAFVNAVAQVAENENHHPDIDIRWNKVHLTLITHDAGHRITEKDYRLAALISELKK; from the coding sequence ATGAAACCCTCAATCCCGACCCCTTGGCAAGAGACATCGGACGGCCTCAAAGGCACTTTCGTTTTCAAAGATTTTCAAAGTGCGATGGCTTTCGTAAACGCTGTGGCTCAAGTCGCAGAAAACGAAAATCATCACCCCGACATAGACATTCGTTGGAACAAGGTGCACCTCACTCTGATCACTCACGATGCAGGTCACCGAATTACTGAAAAGGATTACCGCTTAGCGGCTCTCATTTCTGAGCTCAAAAAGTGA